A genomic region of Colletotrichum destructivum chromosome 5, complete sequence contains the following coding sequences:
- a CDS encoding Putative Flavoprotein-like superfamily has product MAANKRVAVIATSTRTPRIGTKVAELVRDVIAPDAAAADVELAFVEVASFNLPVFDEKLLPAQVPAFGEFAHEHSRAWSREIARHDAYVLVVPEYNYGLAGGTKNAIDYLYNEWIGKPVAIVSYGIAGGNSASSQAQKTLEGMKLRVAPTRPALPFAGGGAGPDLMAAIGGEIGDESRENWKAEAETIRKAFAELRELLDAPPPPPAAAAKSES; this is encoded by the coding sequence ATGGCCGCCAACAAGAGAgtcgccgtcatcgcgaCAAGCACCCGCACTCCTCGCATCGGGACCAAGGTCGCCGAGCTGGTCAGGGACGTCATCGCgccggacgccgccgccgccgacgtcgagctcgcctTCGTCGAAGTCGCGTCCTTCAACCTGCCCGTcttcgacgagaagctcctcCCCGCACAGGTGCCGGCCTTTGGCGAGTTCGCCCACGAGCACAGCCGGGCTTGGAGCCGCGAGATCGCCCGCCACGACGCCTACGTGCTCGTCGTGCCCGAGTACAACTACGGCCTCGCGGGCGGGACCAAGAACGCCATCGACTACCTGTACAACGAGTGGATCGGCAAGCCCGTGGCCATCGTCAGCTACGGCATCGCGGGCGGCaactcggcgtcgtcgcaGGCCCAGAAGACGCTCGAGGGCATGAAGCTCCGCGTGGCGCCCACGCGCCCGGCGCTGCCTtttgccggcggcggagccggcCCGGACTTGATGGCTGCTATCGGCGGCGAGATCGGCGACGAGTCGCGGGAGAACtggaaggccgaggccgagacgatCCGGAAGGCGTTTGCGGAGCTGAgggagctcctcgacgcgccgccgccgccgccggcggcggcggccaagagTGAGAGCTGA
- a CDS encoding Putative aspartic peptidase A1 family, aspartic peptidase domain superfamily has translation MRTSTLFVGSVCAVSLASAQVRLPFTRQSRSPAGTNVQTRSAAAAAVAAEGPGGGRRSLPSVDFSVDNWQYVVNVTVGTPPQDMSLRLSILESASWVPNRAKCADSLPYDDYTLTYASQAEKPSCEYGAFDPIASSTYVSRDTASFSSWDISDMVRGDWASDTLSIPGATLPNLTMGLVPSAENFVGVLGLGFNVSRDLWSASTDPPTVLERLLEDGHIKSTAYSLWLDDDDDDDNDDDYGSPKSGHLLLGAVDKSKFEGPLLRFPTWSSQGRVSKYRERIFDATLYSVNGNNSPLGAPQPLGQEVLLQNVDAVLIIVRLEPQSVFSVLPDALARDIWALAGATWNTDFYAGVIPCAAAGTLTGSIGIRLYGSQGPVLVVALADLVVPADVWAYSLRSPDARSTEEYCMFAVQSEVSTSSYSLHWLGGAVFRQSYMVFDLANEEVAMAQASLGGATSTEEEEEVVPFASFGARVPESTWARPDYCPGSYAQCGGSGDSESLPPPVKIGIGLGVGLFCLLVGGLSFWAIRRCRRIRKGGREVSAKQADMEQEANPQDGTGDGCNAAQEGSLPQAAVTSEGPHDEDHRRAA, from the coding sequence ATGAGGACGTCCACTCTCTTTGTCGGCTCCGTCTGCGCCGTCTCTCTGGCCTCGGCGCAGGTCCGTCTGCCGTTCACCCGCCAGAGCAGGTCACCCGCCGGCACCAATGTCCAGACTcggtccgccgccgccgccgccgtcgccgccgagggccccGGTGGTGGACGCAGATCCCTCCCCTCGGTCGACTTCTCGGTCGACAACTGGCAATACGTCGTCAACGTCACCGTCggcacgccgccgcaggaCATGTCCCTGAGGCTGAGCATACTGGAGAGCGCCTCATGGGTCCCCAACCGCGCGAAATGCGCCGACTCCCTGCCATACGACGACTACACCCTCACGTACGCGTCCCAAGCGGAGAAACCCTCGTGCGAGTACGGCGCCTTCGACCCCATCGCGTCCTCCACCTACGTCAGCCGGGACACCGCCTCTTTCTCAAGCTGGGACATCTCCGACATGGTGAGAGGCGACTGGGCCAGCGACACCCTGAGCATCCCCGGCGCCACGCTGCCCAATCTCACCATGGGCCTTGTTCCGTCGGCCGAGAACTTCGTCGGCGTGCTGGGTCTGGGGTTCAACGTGAGCCGCGATCTCTGGAGCGCCTCGACCGATCCGCCCACCGTTCTCGAGCGGCTGCTGGAGGACGGCCACATCAAGTCCACCGCCTACAGCCTCTGgctcgatgacgacgacgacgacgacaacgacgacgactacggCTCACCCAAGTCCGGACACCTGCTTctgggcgccgtcgacaagtCCAAGTTCGAGGGGCCCCTCCTTCGCTTTCCCACCTGGAGCTCCCAGGGCAGGGTTTCCAAATACAGAGAGCGCATTTTCGACGCAACGCTCTACTCCGTCAACGGGAACAACTCGCCGTTGGGCGCACCGCAGCCTCTCGGACAAGAAGTTCTGTTGCAGAACGTAGACGCcgtcctcatcatcgtccgGCTGGAGCCCCAGTCCGTGTTCTCCGTGCTGCCAGACGCCCTCGCGCGGGATATCTGGGCCCTCGCGGGCGCCACTTGGAACACCGACTTCTACGCGGGCGTCATCCCGTGCGCCGCGGCTGGAACCCTCACGGGAAGCATCGGCATCCGGCTCTACGGGTCCCAGGGCCCCGTCCtggtcgtcgccctcgccgacctaGTCGTGCCCGCGGACGTCTGGGCGTACTCGCTGCGGTCCCCAGACGCCCGATCGACCGAGGAGTACTGCATGTTCGCGGTCCAGTCCGAGGTCTCGACCTCTTCCTACAGCCTCCACTGGCTGGGAGGCGCCGTCTTCCGGCAGTCCTACATGGTCTTTGACCTCGCCAACGAGGAGGTGGCCATGGCGCAGGCCAGTCTCGGCGGCGCAACAtcgacggaggaggaggaggaggtcgtgCCCTTCGCCAGCTTCGGGGCTAGGGTCCCCGAGTCGACGTGGGCAAGGCCCGACTATTGCCCCGGCTCCTACGCCCagtgcggcggcagcggggaCAGTGAGTCTCTCCCGCCCCCTGTCAAGATCGGAATCGGCTTGGGCGTCGGCCTGTTctgcctcctcgtcggcggcctgtCCTTCTGGGCCAtccgacgatgccgtcggATTAGAAAGGGCGGACGGGAAGTCTCGGCGAAGCAGGCAGACATGGAGCAAGAGGCCAACCCGCAGGACGGCACTGGTGATGGATGCAACGCGGCTCAGGAGGGCTCCCTGCCGCAGGCCGCCGTGACGTCGGAAGGCCCCCATGACGAAGACCATCGACGAGCAGCGTGA